TGTTTACTTTACTGCTCATGTTCAGTAATTtgtgttaaatatttttcttccttacttctatttctgttatgaatccctacctctatTCCCTTCTATATGCCTGAGTTAAGGtcttggcctgacagtatcctaattactgcctaggccataacctgatccacaatggatcctagcTCTCAATGCTGActagcaggctggtcaggggtgtgccagcatcccaattgctgggcatgaccactagcttgccctgtctctctttgattcccttcccccttgtgcacttacacctactcctagaatcttaagttttgcccctctcttttgagccttgctttgggatcttgagttccctctgaacttggacttctgagagctggcatttccacactgcactatgtccttGATTCTgaaatgtgtttggggtgtaagcactgccctgagtccctttgagactcttggaactttgacacaccccaaatatgagaaaggcttttggaaatcCTGATCTCGAAAGTGTTTTAATCTCATATGGTTagatactaagtctgaattaggctgctcgtaTGTAGTTGTGatttctgatgtacttttaatttctgtcttattttttattgggctgtaataatttgtacaaACTCATGGGGgatttagtgaaaaagggaggggggttacttttatgcacaaagggtagaaaccatgcctgtaGGATTTAATTTCTGGTCTGTGCAACTCTACACATAGAAAGCATATTTATAGGGATTAACTTCTAAACTTTCTACAAttatgcatatagataccatgctcataggggTTTATATTTTCTGCACATAATGATACCATTAGGCAAACTATAGGCCTAACAACAAAgctgcatatagataccatgtttgtgAGACTCCTGTTTAAGAGTGTTGAAATCAGTTGACgtgtagaaagcatgcctataggaacttcgaATCTGAACTGTCTCATTTGTGCAAGATAGCACCAAACGTTTAGATTAATATACGCCTTGTTAAAGCTGGCAGTCTTCCGCGATTTTCTGAACCTCGTAAGTTAACAAATATTTTCTAAACAAACTGGCattttctgaaactttcttttcCGATAAAGTTCGTGAATTTTTTTTTACTAGTATGCATACCTTTTGAAGTTCCTTTCATTTATTTTAGACCTATTCAAAATAGAACACCCTTTTCCTGAAACTCGTTTCACTCTAGAAAAAAAAACTGGTAACTTTTTATAATCAGTCTATTTTTCGAAATCGTTAGTTCTATCCAACACATAGCTAAAAGTGGTTCAGTCTTTGACAACTGCATTCGAGTAAGCCTAATGCAGACTTCCTGTCAATGTATGAGTTAAACCAGTCcgcttatcgctttaattttaaagaccaaaccagtacatgcaagacatgctaaactctatggcttatgTGATTCAAGGAGGTTTACTTGAGTCTTACTTGCCTATTTGCTCTCCCCTTTACTGCATtgtgtgttttgattgacgccttagtattttgtaTTTTAAAACTCCCCAAAGACCTCAAATcccttcccctttaggattagtagtcctatatgcctccgggactgataggattagggcgggtaatagcatgtaataagtaacgatactattccgcgcattaataccttaacggggtgggaagggtagatatggatatgatgaccggtgcgccaatatcacgtgcgacccctcttttgaggagtgactgctggatattgcattgaagtgatccataattaatcataaacctaggaccctctcCCTTTATatctttcatctcttcttgtaaaactattcaaatttttttttcataaatttctgccctctctgtttaccctaaaaaaatttcaacctaattgcaatgttatatgcgagtccttatttgagccttgattgtttacttgtaaagtcacaattgtagcatggccgggaaccacacttgtggatcctgaggggtgcctaacaccttcccttcgggataatttctagcccttacctgaactctggttttccaactcaaacctttcttaaagtgtcctaatgcactataatcattaggtggcgactcttcaacttctaaacccaattctcgaaagggaatagagttgtcctcccaatgtcgtatacccaatTTCGAACCCACGGTTAGAAAAAAAGGTGGCGTCGACATCATTGTCTTAAAATTTCAATAAACTGTGCTATCCATGCTTATTACAGATTCCTTcccatattatttgaccctagtgagtatcaagtcgacctctcgtctctatttcttcaagattagacgggatacttacgaggtacatattgtttatgtactcatactacacttttgtacttaattgtacaggatctgaggcaggtgtatctggctatcagtctggtgcatATCCCGGGGCGGACtcgagacttctacggtgagATGCTTCCCTCCCATGTCGTTCAGCAGCCTGAAGAAGTCTTTCTTATGTACAGTTTTGATGTCTATTTtgtttcggacagtaggataaTGTGGTTCTATTGTATactctactagttgcccacaacttgtgacaccacgtcttggcacacacattagtagactgttcttttgggttgtataattattattaaacACTGCTTATCATCGCTTGATTTAAATTGCAAATTTAGAAACGTTGTAACCAAATTGGGTAGATAAAATGAGAATCTACTAATACTTCCacattggcttgcctgacaacggtgttgggcgccatcacaacccttagtggattttgggtcatgacaacatggtattagagcactaggttcacgtaggtctcacaagtcatgggtaAACCTAGTAGGGTCTtgtagatcggtacggagacgtctgtatttatcctcaagaggctataGGGTATTAGAAAAGACTACTCCTTATTCATTTCCTATCatgcagtggttggtatactaaatttccctcttctattctctcacagatggtgaggacatgcacgGATGACGTTCCAGACCCAGGAGGAGCTGCTCTCCCCGttgctagaggtcgaggcagaggtCGGGGAAGGGCACCGACTCGTGGTAAGGGACGAGGGCGTCCCAGAGTTATCCTAGTAGCACCACTAGCAGATCTCGCGGGAGATCCTATTATCAAGGAGaagggcgaggtgcccgcagaTGAGCCTACCCCGACAGACTTTATGACAGCACCGTGATTCTAGGAGGTCACAGGTCGTATACtacggttcatggattctatgactcatGTTTGTTTATTTCTAGCAAatccagctacatcacaggcaGGAGGGGGAGCGCAAACCCCTACTGCTTAGTTTCCTGGTCATGCAGTTGTTGTGTATCAGACTCCAGGTGCACTACTCGCAGATGGGGCCCAGCCAGTTGCTGCAGTGGTGCCCCATCCCAGACCAACTGCGGATGGTGACCTGCAAAAGctattggacagatggactagaCTTTACCCTCCTATCTTTGGGGGTGAGCgacatgaggatgcccaggacttcatcgataggtgcagggacagactacacaacatgaggatattggagtcacaTGGagtgacttcactacttttcagctggaGGGTAGGGctcgtagatggtggcagtcctatgttcttggcaggccagtAGGTTCCCCTCCCCTCACTTGGAGTCAGTTCGCATAGTTATTCCTGGATAGGTACATTCCACCCTCTGCGAGGGAAGAGCTgtggtatcagtttgagcatcttgagtAGGGCCAGATGTTTGTGACTAATTATAAGGCGAGGTTCTCcaagttgtctcgccatgcactcatgatacttcccacaaATGCAGAGAGAGTACAGAGATTTGTTGCGGGGTTGCACCCCAGTATTCGAGTTGGCATGGCTCGAGAGGTAGAGATGGGTATTGAGTACtagctagtggtagagattgctcgcAGGATTGAGGGGTATCGCCacaggggtagagagcagattcaGCGGGACAAGAGGGCCCGATTTTCGAgggagttcagaggtgccccagcTAGGGGAAGAGGTTACttcgggaggggtcagcccagcaggccCCGTATTCAGCACCATCACCCCCTCCTCGAGGTGCTCCAATAAAACCTTATTTCAGTGCGATGCCGGAGAGTTCTTACAGCCCACCATCTATTCAGGGCTCCTCCGGCGGGTATTCTGGTCATCAGGATTCCTCCAATGCTCACTTCAGTGCCGTGCTAGAGAGTTCATATCGCCCACCAGCCATCTAGGATTCCTCCAGCGGGTATTCAGGTTAGCAGGCTCAGACTTCAGGGCAGCAGGCTATGGTACCGAGAgtatgctatgagtgtggagattcGGGTCACATAAAGAGGACCTACCCCAGGCTTCGGGGCAAGGTAGTATAGCAGGGTCAGTAGCCTATGATTTTAGCACCTACTGCCCcgccacctagaggtggagggcaggctggtagaggtcgccctagaggtggaggtcaggcagggagaggtcaggcagggagaggtcagccaacTATTACTCAGTCAGGAGGAGGCCAGTTAGTTGGTGCTCCAACCAGGTTCTATGCCCTTCCGGCCaagccagatgcattggcctcctATGCCGTCATCACAGTTATTATTTCCGTCGATGGtagggatgcttcggtattatttgatccaggttctacttattcatatgtatcgtCACTGTTCGCTCGATTCCTGGTTATATctcctgagcctttgggcactcctgTTCATGTGTCCTCCCCTGTGGatgattctgtggttgtggatcgggtCTACTGGTCATGTGTGGTCACATTCggtggtttcgagactagagaAGATCttctgttgcttgatatgatcgattttgaggtcatcctaggcatggattggttgtctccatatcGTGCCATCCTAGATTGCCATACCAAGACTGTTTCACTAGTGATGCCAGGGTTGTCGAGgttagagtggaagggttccacagttgatacacctagtcgggttatttctttcctgaaggcttggcgtatggtcgagaaggggtgtttggcttatctagatTATGTTCGAGATATCACCGTAGAGTCTCCCacgattgattcagttctagtggTTCGAGAGTTTGCCAATGtttttccttctgatcttcctggcatgatcccggatcgtgatattgatttatgtattgatttggctccaggcacccagcctatatctattccaccgtacTGTATGGCTCctaaggagttgaaggagttaaaggagcagcttgaggagttgctgGCGAAGGGGTTTGTTAGGCCCAGTGTATCGTATTAGGGTGCACCAATgttattcgtgaagaagaaggatgggactatgcggatgtgcattgattaccgccagttgaacaaagtcaccataaaaaacaagtatctgttgcctcgtattgatgattcgTTCGACCAGTAAGGTGTTCTCTAAGATAGACctgaggtcagggtatcatcagctgaagattcgggacttgGATGTTCCAAAGActgcattccggactagataaggccattatgagtttttggtgatgtcctttgtcttgactaacgccccaacagcatttatggatttgatgaatagggtattcaggccttatattgattcatttgtcatcgtcttcattgacgatatcttgatatactcacgtagcctgggggagcacgagcagcatttgagggtagtgcttcagaccttgcgagagcagaagctatatgctaagttctctaagtgtgagttttggctagagtcagtggcattcttggggcatattatgTATggagagggtatttaggtggatcccaagaagattgaagcagttcagagttggccacgtcctacctcagtgaccgagattaggagtttcctagggttagcaggttactaccgacGATTcatgcagggcttttcatctattgcatcacctttgactagattgacccagaagggtgccccttttcgttggtccgatgattgtgaagagagctttcagaagctcaagacagccttgactacaacaccagttcttgtgttgccttccggctatacagtatattgtgacgctTCACGCATTGGATTAGGAtgcgtattgatgcaggaggggcgagttattgcatatgcttcgcgtcagctgaaggttcatgagaagaattatcttgtgcaCGATCTAGATTTGGTTGCGATTGTTCATTcccttaagatatggaggcattatctgtatggggtatcATGTGAGGTCTATACCGATCATCACAGTTTGCAACATAtattcaagcagagggatcttaatttgaggcagcgcaggCGGCTTGAgctactgaaggattatgacatcaccattatttatcacccgggcaaggcgaATATGGTCGCGAATGCTTTGAGCAGAAAGacggagagtatgggtagcttggcattcattccagcagcGGATAGGCCACTAGCCTTGGACGTTCAATCCTTGGCTAAcaaacttgtgaggttggacatttcagagcctagtcgagTTCTTGCATGTGTGGTTACCcggtcttcattattggggcagatcaaggcccgacagttcgatgatccacacttggcggttctcagagagacggtaCTTCAGgaaggtgccaaggaggtttcgactggcgaggatggtgttttgcgactccagggtcgtctatgtgttcctaatattgATGGTCTAAGGGAgaagattctagaggaggcccacagttcgcggtattccattcatctgggtgccacgaagatgtatcgtgacttgaggcagcattattggtggcggagaatgaagaaggacatagtggagtatgtagctagatttctgaattgccagcaggtcaagtatgaacacTAGAGGCCGAATGGCCTACTTCAGTAGATGCccattccagagtggaagtgggagcgcatcaccatggatttcgtagttgggttgccgcggaCCTTACGAAAGTTTGattcagtatgggtcattgtggataggttgaccaagttagCTCACTTCATTCCAGTGAAGACTACTTATACAGCAGAGAGGTATGCTCAGATCTACATTTGGGAGATAATCCGATGGCACGGggtgcctatttccatcatatcagacagatcacttcccatttctggagagccatttagagtgagttggggacccgtgtagagcatAGCACAGCATTCCATCCCTAGACCGATgggcagtcggagcggacagttcagattttagaggatatgcttagAGCATATGTGATTGACTTTAGAgagcagtgggatcagttcttgcctttggcggagtttgcgtacaacaacaactattagtccAACATAGAGATGCCTtcatacgaggctttatatggtcgacgttgtcgttctcctatcaggtggtttgagcctggtgaggctaagttgtatggtacgtacttggtacaggatgccttggataaggtgaagttgattcagtagaggcttcgcacagctcagtccagacagaagagttacgcggatcagaaggcgtatgatgtatcatttatggttggagagaaggttctcttgaaaatcttgcccatgaagggtattatgaggttcgggaagaagggcaaattgAGCCCAAGGTTCATTGGCCCTTTTAAGGTGTTGAggagagttggggaggttgcctatGAGCTTGTTTTACCCCCCagtttatcgggagttcatccagtttttcatttATCGATGCTTCAGAAGTGTCACACCGACCTATCCCATGTGTTGGACTTTAGTATTATTCGgttggatgagagtttgggttatgaggaggagccagttgccattattgatagacaggatcgccagttgaggtccaagaggatttctgcggtgAGAGTCCAGTGGAGGGACCAACCAGTCGAGAaggcaacctgggagtccgaggaggacatgcggagcagatatccccatttATTCAGCGTTTCAGGTACGTttctatgtccgtttgaggacgaacgtttgcttaagaggtggagaatgtaatgacccgaccggtcgttttgccttttagaacacagttcccctaaataaaacttcacGTGCTTGCTTTAGTTAACTTACGACTTGCGGGGGTGGTTGGTTCGGGAATTTGGAagagttttgagtgaaatatGTCCATTTGATTTTGTAGGATTCTCTTAAAAGAGtaagtttgactttggttaacattttgagaaaacggacccggattcgtgatttgacggtcctggagggcccgtggaaaaatatgggacctgggcgtatgtccggaatcgaattctgaggtccctagcccgagtaatgattTCTTTTAGGAaaattgttaatttgaagttttaaagaATCAAGGAAACTAAGTAATTATTGATTTTCtaggtatcaggctcgtattttggttccgaagcccggtatAGGTCAactatcatttaagacttgcccgtaaaatttggtgtcaatccgagtagtttaagggcgttttggGTCGTTAGAGGAAAactaagaacttgaagttcataagtttgattcaattggttttagggggtgaatcctagatttagcgttgtttcgagTGTTCCGAGGGTTCAAGTAGGTCCGTCTCATGATTTTAGAggtgtcggtatgttcgggcggggcccgggagccccAAGCGTCAATCgtacgaggctcgagtgaagtggaaAATTTAATAAAGGGTTGAaggttgctgcttctgtcataaccgcatctgcgattcttggaccgcaggtgcggccctTCCATCGCAGAAGCAGCCCAGGTGGCCAGGCCAGGAAATCGCAGATGCGTCcctgagaccgcagatgcggtcccagccTTCCCTCCCCCCTTC
The Nicotiana sylvestris chromosome 11, ASM39365v2, whole genome shotgun sequence DNA segment above includes these coding regions:
- the LOC138881600 gene encoding uncharacterized protein, with the protein product MQEGRVIAYASRQLKVHEKNYLVHDLDLVAIVHSLKIWRHYLYGVSCEVYTDHHSLQHIFKQRDLNLRQRRRLELLKDYDITIIYHPGKANMVANALSRKTESMGSLAFIPAADRPLALDVQSLANKLVRLDISEPSRVLACVVTRSSLLGQIKARQFDDPHLAVLRETVLQEGAKEVSTGEDGVLRLQGRLCVPNIDGLREKILEEAHSSRLTKLAHFIPVKTTYTAERYAQIYIWEIIRWHGVPISIISDRSLPISGEPFRVSWGPV